A stretch of the Panthera uncia isolate 11264 chromosome D1, Puncia_PCG_1.0, whole genome shotgun sequence genome encodes the following:
- the CELF1 gene encoding CUGBP Elav-like family member 1 isoform X10: protein MKKLTLSPITQSSKKMNGTLDHPDQPDLDAIKMFVGQVPRTWSEKDLRELFEQYGAVYEINVLRDRSQNPPQSKGCCFVTFYTRKAALEAQNALHNMKVLPGMHHPIQMKPADSEKNNAVEDRKLFIGMISKKCTENDIRVMFSSFGQIEECRILRGPDGLSRGCAFVTFTTRAMAQTAIKAMHQAQTMEGCSSPMVVKFADTQKDKEQKRMAQQLQQQMQQISAASVWGNLAGLNTLGPQYLALYLQLLQQTASSGNLNTLSSLHPMGGLNAMQLQNLAALAAAASAAQNTPSGTNALTTSSSPLSVLTSSGSSPSSSSSSSVNPIASLGALQTLAGATAGLNVSSLAGMAALNGGLGSSGLSNGTGSTMEALTQAYSGIQQYAAAALPTLYNQNLLTQQSIGAAGSQKEGPEGANLFIYHLPQEFGDQDLLQMFMPFGNVVSAKVFIDKQTNLSKCFGMLASLLVSGGLSAFTTENKKGLKAGRAGFELGYHLTQPWADQFFYCCLWMMDFYPYCCSGSKNNVWK from the exons CTCAAAGAAAATGAACGGCACCCTGGACCACCCAGACCAACCGGATCTTGATGCTATCAAGATGTTTGTGGGCCAGGTTCCAAGAACCTGGTCTGAGAAGGACTTGAGGGAACTCTTTGAACAGTATGGTGCTGTCTATGAAATCAATGTCCTAAGGGATAGGAGCCAAAACCCTCCTCAGAGCAAAG GGTgctgttttgttacattttacaCCCGTAAAGCTGCATTAGAGGCGCAGAATGCTCTTCACAACATGAAGGTCCTACCAGGG atgCATCATCCTATACAGATGAAACCTGCCGACAGTGAGAAGAACAATG CAGTGGAAGACAGGAAGCTGTTTATTGGTATGATTTCCAAGAAGTGCACTGAAAATGACATCCGAGTCATGTTCTCTTCATTTGGACAGATTGAAGAATGCCGGATATTACGGGGACCTGATGGCCTGAGCCGAG GTTGTGCGTTTGTGACTTTTACAACAAGAGCCATGGCACAGACGGCTATCAAGGCAATGCATCAAGCACAGACCATGGAG GGCTGCTCATCTCCCATGGTGGTAAAATTTGCTGATACGCAGAAGGACAAAGAACAGAAGAGAATGGCCCAGCAGCTCCAGCAGCAGATGCAGCAAATCAGCGCAGCATCTGTGTGGGGAAACCTTGCTGGTCTAAATACTCTTGGACCCCAGTATTTAGCA CTTTATTTGCAGCTCCTTCAGCAGACTGCCTCCTCTGGGAACCTCAACACCCTGAGCAGCCTCCACCCAATGGGAG GGTTAAATGCAATGCAGTTACAGAATTTGGCTGCCCTAGCTGCTGCAGCTAGTGCAGCTCAGAACACACCAAGTGGTACCAATGCTCTCACTACATCCAGCAGCCCCCTCAGCGTACTCACCAGTTCAG GGTCCTCACCGagctccagcagcagcagctctgTCAACCCCATCGCCTCCCTTGGAGCTCTGCAGACATTAGCTGGAGCAACGGCAGGCCTCAACGTCAGCTCTTTGGCAG GGATGGCTGCTTTAAATGGTGGCCTGGGCAGCAGCGGCCTTTCCAACGGCACCGGGAGCACCATGGAGGCCCTGACGCAGGCCTACTCGGGAATCCAGCAATATGCTGCCGCGGCACTCCCTACTCTGTACAACCAGAACCTGTTGACACAGCAGAGTATCGGTGCTGCTGGAAGCCAGAAGGAAG GTCCAGAGGGAGCCAACCTGTTCATCTACCACCTGCCCCAGGAGTTTGGAGATCAGGACCTGCTGCAGATGTTTATGCCCTTTGGGAATGTCGTGTCTGCCAAGGTTTTCATAGACAAGCAGACAAACCTGAGCAAGTGTTTTGGTATGTTGGCTTCTCTTTTGGTGTCGGGAGGGTTAAGTGCCTTTACCACTGAGAACAAAAAGGGTCTGAAAGCAGGAAGAGCAGGGTTTGAATTGGGTTACCATTTAACTCAACCTTGGGCAGatcaatttttttattgctgtttatgGATGATGGATTTCTACCCATACTGTTGCTCCggaagtaaaaataatgtatGGAAATAG
- the CELF1 gene encoding CUGBP Elav-like family member 1 isoform X13 translates to MNGTLDHPDQPDLDAIKMFVGQVPRTWSEKDLRELFEQYGAVYEINVLRDRSQNPPQSKGCCFVTFYTRKAALEAQNALHNMKVLPGMHHPIQMKPADSEKNNAVEDRKLFIGMISKKCTENDIRVMFSSFGQIEECRILRGPDGLSRGCAFVTFTTRAMAQTAIKAMHQAQTMEGCSSPMVVKFADTQKDKEQKRMAQQLQQQMQQISAASVWGNLAGLNTLGPQYLALYLQLLQQTASSGNLNTLSSLHPMGGLNAMQLQNLAALAAAASAAQNTPSGTNALTTSSSPLSVLTSSGSSPSSSSSSSVNPIASLGALQTLAGATAGLNVSSLAGMAALNGGLGSSGLSNGTGSTMEALTQAYSGIQQYAAAALPTLYNQNLLTQQSIGAAGSQKEGPEGANLFIYHLPQEFGDQDLLQMFMPFGNVVSAKVFIDKQTNLSKCFGMLASLLVSGGLSAFTTENKKGLKAGRAGFELGYHLTQPWADQFFYCCLWMMDFYPYCCSGSKNNVWK, encoded by the exons ATGAACGGCACCCTGGACCACCCAGACCAACCGGATCTTGATGCTATCAAGATGTTTGTGGGCCAGGTTCCAAGAACCTGGTCTGAGAAGGACTTGAGGGAACTCTTTGAACAGTATGGTGCTGTCTATGAAATCAATGTCCTAAGGGATAGGAGCCAAAACCCTCCTCAGAGCAAAG GGTgctgttttgttacattttacaCCCGTAAAGCTGCATTAGAGGCGCAGAATGCTCTTCACAACATGAAGGTCCTACCAGGG atgCATCATCCTATACAGATGAAACCTGCCGACAGTGAGAAGAACAATG CAGTGGAAGACAGGAAGCTGTTTATTGGTATGATTTCCAAGAAGTGCACTGAAAATGACATCCGAGTCATGTTCTCTTCATTTGGACAGATTGAAGAATGCCGGATATTACGGGGACCTGATGGCCTGAGCCGAG GTTGTGCGTTTGTGACTTTTACAACAAGAGCCATGGCACAGACGGCTATCAAGGCAATGCATCAAGCACAGACCATGGAG GGCTGCTCATCTCCCATGGTGGTAAAATTTGCTGATACGCAGAAGGACAAAGAACAGAAGAGAATGGCCCAGCAGCTCCAGCAGCAGATGCAGCAAATCAGCGCAGCATCTGTGTGGGGAAACCTTGCTGGTCTAAATACTCTTGGACCCCAGTATTTAGCA CTTTATTTGCAGCTCCTTCAGCAGACTGCCTCCTCTGGGAACCTCAACACCCTGAGCAGCCTCCACCCAATGGGAG GGTTAAATGCAATGCAGTTACAGAATTTGGCTGCCCTAGCTGCTGCAGCTAGTGCAGCTCAGAACACACCAAGTGGTACCAATGCTCTCACTACATCCAGCAGCCCCCTCAGCGTACTCACCAGTTCAG GGTCCTCACCGagctccagcagcagcagctctgTCAACCCCATCGCCTCCCTTGGAGCTCTGCAGACATTAGCTGGAGCAACGGCAGGCCTCAACGTCAGCTCTTTGGCAG GGATGGCTGCTTTAAATGGTGGCCTGGGCAGCAGCGGCCTTTCCAACGGCACCGGGAGCACCATGGAGGCCCTGACGCAGGCCTACTCGGGAATCCAGCAATATGCTGCCGCGGCACTCCCTACTCTGTACAACCAGAACCTGTTGACACAGCAGAGTATCGGTGCTGCTGGAAGCCAGAAGGAAG GTCCAGAGGGAGCCAACCTGTTCATCTACCACCTGCCCCAGGAGTTTGGAGATCAGGACCTGCTGCAGATGTTTATGCCCTTTGGGAATGTCGTGTCTGCCAAGGTTTTCATAGACAAGCAGACAAACCTGAGCAAGTGTTTTGGTATGTTGGCTTCTCTTTTGGTGTCGGGAGGGTTAAGTGCCTTTACCACTGAGAACAAAAAGGGTCTGAAAGCAGGAAGAGCAGGGTTTGAATTGGGTTACCATTTAACTCAACCTTGGGCAGatcaatttttttattgctgtttatgGATGATGGATTTCTACCCATACTGTTGCTCCggaagtaaaaataatgtatGGAAATAG